One genomic window of Candidatus Pseudobacter hemicellulosilyticus includes the following:
- a CDS encoding IPT/TIG domain-containing protein, which translates to MIPKIKSYILLSCAAALALGACSKDNKGYSHNPSNPIVVSSFAPEKGATGTEILINGSNFSTDTAQIRVSINGVPLKIVGAKENQIMAFLPQKTGTGPVTVSIGDHSGASTDEFNYQFSYVVTTLAGSGNAGFIDGTGAAASFNFNGVRSQLSVDDNGNVFVPDGGNQVIRKITPDGVVSTFAGSGANGFEDGPAATARFNNPCATTVDASGNVFVAERNGKRIRKITPDGAVSTWAYKDGSGLNEPTSLAINKTTGTIYWTDFYGDGVYTLKNSTVTRVINYSLPCTITIDASGNIYATHYDAHTVRKYSYNAATDAFDGGVDIVGKNGQSGWVDGQGDVVRLNRPWGIAIDGQNNLYVSGLGESNRNSNCVRMITPDNWSVTTIAGQGSTGFVDGTGTNARFSAPTGIAVDKNGDMYVLDLANQRIRKISVR; encoded by the coding sequence ATGATCCCGAAAATAAAATCATATATACTGCTCTCCTGCGCTGCAGCGCTGGCACTGGGCGCCTGTAGCAAGGACAACAAAGGCTATAGCCATAATCCCTCCAACCCCATTGTAGTAAGTTCCTTCGCCCCTGAAAAAGGCGCTACCGGTACGGAGATCCTCATTAACGGCAGCAACTTTTCCACGGACACGGCTCAGATCAGGGTCAGCATCAACGGGGTGCCCTTAAAAATAGTAGGCGCCAAAGAAAACCAGATCATGGCCTTCCTGCCACAGAAGACCGGCACCGGTCCGGTAACGGTATCCATTGGTGATCATTCCGGCGCCAGTACGGATGAGTTCAACTACCAGTTCTCCTACGTGGTGACCACCCTGGCCGGTTCAGGCAATGCAGGTTTTATTGATGGGACCGGCGCCGCCGCTTCTTTCAACTTTAACGGCGTCCGTTCCCAGCTCTCCGTGGATGACAACGGGAATGTGTTTGTACCGGATGGCGGCAACCAGGTGATCCGGAAAATTACCCCGGACGGCGTGGTGAGTACTTTTGCCGGCTCAGGCGCCAATGGCTTTGAGGACGGCCCTGCCGCCACCGCCCGCTTCAATAATCCCTGTGCCACCACCGTGGATGCCAGCGGGAATGTATTTGTAGCGGAAAGGAACGGCAAACGCATCCGCAAGATCACGCCTGATGGCGCCGTATCCACCTGGGCCTACAAGGACGGATCCGGTCTGAATGAACCCACTTCCCTGGCCATCAACAAAACCACCGGTACTATCTACTGGACAGATTTCTACGGCGACGGCGTGTACACCCTGAAGAACAGTACCGTTACCAGGGTGATCAATTACTCGCTCCCCTGCACCATTACCATTGACGCCAGCGGTAATATCTATGCCACCCATTACGACGCCCATACCGTTCGCAAATACAGCTACAATGCCGCCACCGACGCCTTTGACGGCGGTGTTGACATTGTTGGAAAGAACGGCCAGTCCGGCTGGGTAGACGGGCAGGGCGATGTGGTCAGGCTCAACAGGCCCTGGGGCATTGCCATTGACGGCCAGAACAACCTGTACGTATCCGGCCTGGGTGAAAGCAACAGGAACAGCAATTGCGTACGGATGATCACACCGGACAACTGGAGCGTGACCACCATTGCAGGCCAGGGCAGCACCGGCTTTGTGGACGGTACCGGTACCAATGCCCGTTTCAGTGCGCCAACAGGCATAGCCGTTGACAAAAACGGCGATATGTATGTACTGGATCTGGCCAATCAGCGGATCAGGAAGATCTCTGTCAGATAA
- a CDS encoding RagB/SusD family nutrient uptake outer membrane protein: MRKTIYLFFALAALASCKKYLDKVPDDKLSGDDIFQSWTTAQRFLANVYSHIPDEFGQRDGGKYSSSDSYNSGGIWTGGSDEAEFLWGFVRSNNLNIGAWDATAEFVRTYWTNYYQGIQGASTFIANADQIGDLDQNLKNRYKAEARALRAIYYYQLLRIYGPVVLMGEKPVEPTANLQMPRNSVEEVVDFISSELTAAANDLPVTPTDDLNYGRVTRGMALAYKAQALLVAASPLFNGNADYANLKNKDGKQLISQSNDANKWKTAADAYKAFITEFVPGTYDLYKEYDGSTYNAYKSCRNVTLVDWNREVILARSGSVNSRQYELCPRHDGAASNDVKGGTGLAATQQMVDAFFMANGQSPVLGYNADGSPIVNAASGYQLSGFTDFKAPSTNATLGSKSIYNQWVNREPRFYVNITYNRSNWLNPTYPVETTLYRGGNSGKKADGTGGDYSVTGYGVRKSMSTGKWDNSTDHKLVLLRLAEIYLGYAEALNEDNYAGNLNETLKYLNLIRERAGIPQYGVGSDGLAIPASQEEMRQAIRKERRVELAFENSRFFDVRRWKIAETTENGKMYGLDIDATTESGFYTVKSFETRVFNKKHYLFPLPQEEINNDVELVQNTGW, from the coding sequence ATGCGTAAGACTATATACCTGTTTTTTGCACTGGCGGCACTGGCCTCCTGCAAAAAATACCTTGATAAAGTGCCGGACGATAAATTATCGGGTGATGATATTTTCCAGAGCTGGACAACTGCCCAGCGATTCTTAGCCAATGTTTATTCCCATATCCCTGATGAATTTGGTCAAAGGGACGGCGGCAAATACAGCTCCAGCGACAGCTACAACAGTGGCGGCATCTGGACCGGCGGCTCTGACGAAGCTGAATTCCTCTGGGGCTTTGTCCGCTCCAATAACCTGAACATCGGCGCCTGGGATGCCACCGCTGAATTTGTCAGGACCTACTGGACCAATTATTACCAGGGCATACAGGGCGCCAGCACCTTTATTGCCAACGCTGACCAGATTGGCGACCTGGACCAGAACCTGAAGAACCGCTATAAAGCGGAAGCCCGGGCTTTGAGGGCCATCTATTACTACCAGCTGCTCCGCATATACGGCCCAGTGGTACTGATGGGCGAAAAACCTGTTGAGCCCACCGCCAACCTCCAGATGCCCCGCAACTCCGTGGAAGAAGTGGTGGATTTCATCAGCTCCGAACTGACCGCTGCCGCCAACGACCTGCCCGTAACCCCTACAGACGACCTCAACTACGGCCGCGTTACCAGAGGTATGGCCCTGGCCTACAAAGCACAGGCCCTGCTGGTAGCCGCCAGCCCGCTCTTCAACGGCAATGCAGATTATGCCAACCTGAAGAACAAGGACGGTAAACAGCTCATTTCCCAGAGCAATGACGCCAACAAATGGAAAACAGCCGCTGACGCCTACAAAGCATTCATCACTGAGTTTGTGCCCGGCACCTACGACCTGTACAAGGAATATGACGGCAGCACCTACAACGCTTATAAATCCTGCCGCAACGTTACGCTGGTAGACTGGAACCGGGAAGTGATCCTGGCCCGCAGCGGTTCTGTTAACTCCCGGCAGTATGAGCTCTGCCCCCGCCATGACGGCGCCGCCAGCAATGATGTGAAAGGTGGCACCGGCCTGGCCGCTACCCAGCAAATGGTGGATGCCTTCTTCATGGCCAATGGCCAGAGCCCTGTACTGGGCTACAATGCAGACGGTTCTCCCATTGTGAACGCCGCATCCGGCTACCAGCTCTCCGGCTTCACGGATTTCAAAGCGCCTTCTACCAATGCTACCCTCGGTTCCAAAAGCATCTACAACCAATGGGTGAACCGGGAACCCAGGTTCTACGTCAATATCACCTACAACCGCAGCAACTGGCTGAACCCTACTTACCCTGTTGAGACCACCCTCTACAGGGGCGGCAACTCCGGCAAAAAAGCAGATGGCACCGGCGGCGACTATTCCGTTACCGGTTATGGCGTGCGCAAATCCATGAGCACCGGCAAATGGGATAACAGCACCGATCATAAACTGGTCCTGCTGCGCCTGGCAGAGATCTACCTGGGTTATGCAGAAGCGCTGAATGAAGACAACTATGCAGGCAACCTGAACGAGACCCTGAAATACCTCAACCTGATCCGCGAAAGGGCCGGCATCCCTCAGTATGGCGTGGGCTCCGATGGCCTGGCCATTCCCGCCAGCCAGGAAGAAATGCGGCAGGCCATCCGTAAAGAACGCCGCGTGGAACTGGCCTTCGAGAACAGCCGCTTCTTTGACGTACGCCGCTGGAAGATTGCGGAAACAACAGAGAACGGAAAAATGTACGGACTGGACATTGACGCCACCACTGAATCCGGTTTCTATACGGTCAAATCTTTTGAGACAAGGGTATTCAACAAAAAACATTACCTGTTCCCCCTGCCCCAGGAAGAGATCAACAACGATGTTGAACTGGTACAGAACACCGGCTGGTAA